One window from the genome of Synechococcus sp. PROS-7-1 encodes:
- the fabG gene encoding 3-oxoacyl-[acyl-carrier-protein] reductase, which yields MNPTRTLDGQTALVTGASRGIGRAVALALAECGAEVVVNYASSPDAAEAVVKEIESMGEKAYALQADVGDEDAVDALIKTVLERSGRIDVLVNNAGITRDGLLMRMKSADWNAVINLNLTGVFLCTRAVTRPMLKQKSGRIINITSVVGLMGNAGQANYAAAKAGVVGLTRSAAKEMASRGITVNAVAPGFIATDMTKDLEAEGILTAIPLGTFGTPEQVAGAVRFLAADAAAAYITGQVLQVDGGMVMG from the coding sequence ATGAACCCAACCCGGACCCTCGATGGTCAGACCGCCCTCGTAACCGGTGCCAGCCGGGGAATCGGGCGTGCCGTGGCTCTGGCTCTGGCTGAATGCGGGGCGGAAGTGGTGGTGAATTACGCCAGCTCCCCGGATGCGGCCGAAGCCGTGGTGAAAGAGATCGAGAGCATGGGGGAAAAGGCCTATGCCCTTCAGGCCGACGTGGGCGATGAAGACGCCGTGGACGCACTGATCAAAACGGTGCTGGAGCGCAGTGGTCGCATCGATGTTCTGGTCAACAACGCAGGCATCACGCGCGACGGACTGCTGATGCGGATGAAATCCGCCGACTGGAACGCGGTGATCAATCTCAATCTCACCGGAGTGTTTCTCTGCACCCGCGCTGTGACCCGGCCGATGCTCAAGCAAAAAAGCGGTCGGATCATCAACATCACTTCAGTCGTTGGGCTGATGGGCAACGCAGGGCAGGCCAATTACGCCGCTGCTAAAGCCGGTGTGGTGGGCCTGACCCGCAGCGCTGCGAAGGAAATGGCCAGCCGGGGCATCACCGTGAATGCCGTGGCTCCGGGATTCATCGCCACCGACATGACCAAGGACCTTGAAGCCGAGGGCATTCTCACAGCCATTCCCCTCGGGACATTCGGAACCCCGGAACAGGTGGCAGGCGCGGTGCGCTTCCTTGCCGCTGATGCTGCAGCGGCGTACATCACCGGACAAGTTCTGCAGGTGGATGGCGGCATGGTGATGGGTTGA
- a CDS encoding ABC transporter permease, with amino-acid sequence MTNSVLDLSTPKQNPRSAFSELAQETGALTRRLFVQLQRRPSTLVAGILQPLIWLVLFGALFSRAPEGLLPGGMSYGRFLGAGVIVFTAFSGALNAGLPVMFDREFGFLNRLLVAPLRSRSSIVLASVIYITTLSLVQSLAIMVTASLLGYGWPGAAGLLLVMVTLLLLVFAVTALSLGLAFALPGHIELIAVIFVANLPLLFASTALAPLSFMPPWLGWLAALNPLTFAIEPIRAAYAGPLDLSSVLLEAPYGSVTGTTCLLVLTLLTAGLFLLIRPLLNRKLA; translated from the coding sequence ATGACCAACTCCGTTCTCGATCTCTCCACCCCAAAGCAGAACCCACGCTCCGCTTTTTCGGAGCTGGCTCAGGAGACAGGTGCACTCACCCGCAGGCTGTTTGTTCAACTCCAGCGGCGACCGTCCACGCTGGTGGCGGGAATCCTGCAGCCATTGATCTGGCTGGTGCTTTTCGGTGCCTTGTTTTCCCGAGCTCCGGAAGGCCTTCTGCCTGGAGGAATGAGTTACGGGCGTTTCCTGGGTGCTGGCGTGATCGTGTTCACAGCGTTCAGCGGGGCTCTCAATGCCGGCTTGCCGGTGATGTTCGACCGGGAATTCGGGTTCCTCAATCGTCTGCTTGTGGCTCCGTTGCGCAGCCGTAGCTCCATCGTGCTCGCCTCCGTGATCTACATCACCACCTTGAGCCTTGTTCAGAGCCTGGCGATCATGGTGACCGCTTCCCTTCTCGGCTATGGCTGGCCAGGCGCTGCAGGCTTGCTGCTCGTCATGGTCACCCTTCTCTTGCTCGTGTTTGCCGTGACTGCCTTGAGTCTGGGTCTCGCCTTCGCGCTTCCCGGCCATATCGAGCTGATCGCCGTGATCTTCGTGGCGAACCTTCCCCTGTTGTTCGCGAGTACGGCCTTGGCTCCGCTCAGCTTTATGCCTCCCTGGTTGGGCTGGCTAGCAGCACTGAATCCCCTTACCTTCGCGATAGAGCCGATCCGCGCCGCTTATGCCGGTCCGTTGGATCTTTCTTCCGTTCTTCTGGAAGCTCCTTACGGCTCTGTGACCGGCACCACCTGTCTGCTTGTGCTCACTCTGCTGACGGCCGGCCTGTTTCTGCTCATTCGTCCCCTGCTCAATCGCAAGCTCGCCTGA
- a CDS encoding glycosyltransferase family 9 protein, giving the protein MRVLALSPGSLLQQLERLPALAAVAEQLDAQIQVACEPSHRALWNLLPSVEKVIPFPFAGDPNLAEWANLLGLVREPDFQACLNFATGRQVNLMLSMSHIPVRVATEGFSSTALVSPDQGWKPQALAAYLQPLGLSLNADDFRLSLPAEAMEAARQRQPPGEGPLLLLAPDDAANDWPEERWQLLPERIRERLPQLRCEVLTPQAPFAQRAAAVACADVVLSSSAITQLLTAYCGVPLVAMGATADALPTRDVIRVLPGDRQGLSTEEVMKALGF; this is encoded by the coding sequence ATGCGCGTTCTTGCTCTCAGCCCCGGAAGCCTGCTGCAGCAGCTGGAGCGTCTTCCTGCCCTCGCAGCCGTCGCCGAACAGCTCGACGCCCAGATCCAGGTGGCCTGCGAGCCATCCCATCGGGCGCTGTGGAACTTACTTCCGTCGGTTGAGAAAGTGATCCCCTTCCCCTTTGCGGGAGATCCCAATCTCGCTGAGTGGGCCAACCTTCTCGGGCTCGTGCGCGAACCCGACTTCCAGGCCTGCCTCAATTTCGCGACCGGACGTCAGGTCAACCTGATGCTGTCGATGAGCCATATCCCCGTTCGTGTAGCGACCGAAGGGTTTTCGAGCACAGCCTTGGTGTCTCCGGACCAGGGATGGAAGCCCCAGGCACTCGCGGCGTATCTCCAACCGTTGGGCCTGTCCCTGAATGCGGACGACTTCCGCCTCAGCCTGCCCGCCGAAGCCATGGAGGCAGCCCGCCAGCGACAACCGCCCGGGGAGGGACCACTGCTGCTGTTGGCACCGGATGACGCCGCCAATGACTGGCCGGAAGAACGCTGGCAGTTGTTGCCCGAGAGGATTCGTGAGCGGTTGCCACAGCTGCGCTGCGAGGTTCTCACCCCTCAAGCACCGTTCGCGCAGCGTGCGGCAGCGGTGGCCTGCGCCGATGTTGTTCTCAGCAGCTCCGCGATCACCCAACTGCTAACGGCGTACTGCGGAGTCCCCCTCGTGGCGATGGGCGCCACTGCCGATGCCCTGCCCACAAGGGACGTCATCCGGGTCCTGCCTGGCGATCGTCAGGGCCTGAGCACCGAGGAGGTGATGAAAGCCCTCGGGTTCTGA
- the groL gene encoding chaperonin GroEL (60 kDa chaperone family; promotes refolding of misfolded polypeptides especially under stressful conditions; forms two stacked rings of heptamers to form a barrel-shaped 14mer; ends can be capped by GroES; misfolded proteins enter the barrel where they are refolded when GroES binds), whose protein sequence is MAKLLSFSDESRAALERGMNALADAVRVTIGPRGRNVVLEKSFGAPDIVNDGDTIAKEIELEDPFENIGAKLIQQVASKTKDKAGDGTTTATVLAQAMVEEGLRNTAAGASPIELRRGMEKAVAQIVEGLAERSQSVSGDAIRQVATVSAGGDEEVGRMVAEAMDKVTVDGVITVEESKSLATELEVTEGMAFDRGYSSPYFVTDGDRQLCEFENALLLLTDRKISAVADLVPVLETVQKTGSPLVILAEEVDGEALATLVVNKNRGVLQVAAVRAPSFGERRKAALADIAILTGGTVISEDRAMTLDKVTLEDLGRVRRITISKEETTIVASEDSRDAVAERVASIRRELENTDSEYDREKLNERIAKLAGGVAVIKVGAPTETELKNRKLRIEDALNATRAAVEEGIVAGGGSTLIQLAGSLSGLADQLQGDQRTGVEIVRRALSAPLRQIAINAGANGDVVVEQVQRTGQGFNALSGAYENLLEAGILDAAKVVRLGLQDAVSIASLLITTEVVVADKPEPPAAPAPGGDPMGGMGGMGGMGGMGGMGMPGMM, encoded by the coding sequence ATGGCCAAACTTCTCAGTTTTTCGGATGAATCTCGCGCCGCACTGGAGCGAGGCATGAATGCTCTCGCCGATGCCGTGCGCGTCACGATCGGCCCCCGCGGACGCAACGTGGTGCTGGAGAAAAGCTTCGGAGCTCCCGATATCGTCAATGACGGCGACACGATCGCCAAAGAGATTGAGCTCGAAGATCCTTTCGAAAACATCGGGGCCAAGCTGATTCAACAGGTGGCGTCGAAAACGAAGGACAAAGCCGGTGATGGAACAACGACCGCGACCGTTTTGGCTCAGGCCATGGTCGAGGAAGGTCTACGCAACACCGCAGCTGGTGCCAGCCCGATCGAGCTCCGTCGCGGCATGGAGAAAGCGGTCGCTCAGATCGTCGAAGGGCTCGCCGAGCGCAGCCAGTCTGTGAGTGGGGATGCCATCCGGCAGGTGGCCACAGTGAGCGCCGGAGGCGATGAAGAAGTTGGTCGCATGGTGGCTGAAGCCATGGACAAGGTCACTGTTGACGGGGTGATCACCGTCGAGGAATCCAAGTCACTGGCCACGGAGCTGGAGGTGACCGAAGGAATGGCCTTTGATCGGGGTTACAGCTCGCCTTATTTCGTCACCGATGGTGATCGTCAGCTCTGTGAGTTCGAAAATGCCCTGCTGCTGCTGACCGATCGCAAGATCAGTGCCGTAGCTGATCTCGTTCCGGTTCTAGAGACGGTTCAAAAAACCGGATCTCCCCTGGTGATCCTTGCCGAGGAAGTCGACGGAGAGGCCCTGGCAACCCTCGTGGTGAACAAAAACCGCGGCGTGCTTCAGGTGGCTGCTGTGCGTGCACCCTCCTTCGGCGAGCGCCGCAAAGCCGCCCTCGCGGACATCGCCATCCTCACCGGTGGAACCGTGATCAGCGAAGACCGAGCGATGACGCTCGACAAGGTGACGCTGGAGGATCTCGGCCGCGTCCGTCGCATCACCATCAGCAAGGAAGAAACCACCATCGTCGCCAGCGAAGACAGCCGTGATGCCGTCGCTGAGCGCGTGGCGTCCATCCGCAGGGAATTGGAGAACACCGACTCCGAGTACGACCGCGAGAAGCTCAACGAGCGCATCGCCAAACTCGCCGGCGGTGTGGCCGTCATCAAGGTGGGGGCTCCGACGGAAACCGAGCTGAAGAACCGCAAACTGCGCATCGAAGATGCCCTCAATGCCACCAGAGCTGCTGTGGAGGAAGGCATCGTGGCCGGCGGTGGCAGCACATTGATCCAATTGGCCGGATCCCTGAGCGGGCTGGCTGATCAACTGCAAGGTGATCAGCGCACCGGGGTTGAGATTGTGCGTCGCGCTCTGAGCGCACCTCTCCGCCAGATCGCGATTAATGCAGGGGCCAATGGCGATGTGGTTGTTGAGCAGGTGCAGCGCACCGGCCAGGGCTTCAATGCACTCTCAGGTGCTTATGAAAACCTCCTCGAGGCTGGCATCCTCGACGCCGCCAAAGTGGTGAGGCTGGGCCTTCAGGATGCGGTTTCCATCGCGTCGCTGCTGATCACCACCGAAGTGGTGGTGGCCGACAAGCCCGAACCTCCTGCAGCTCCTGCACCCGGAGGCGATCCCATGGGTGGTATGGGCGGCATGGGCGGTATGGGTGGCATGGGCGGCATGGGCATGCCCGGAATGATGTGA
- a CDS encoding TrkA family potassium uptake protein codes for MNEARRQRMPGRLKAGQRRRHLQLLARPWLLPIMALTAVILGGAIGYRITEGWDWGDCLWMVLITISTIGYGEVEPLSQAGRLVTVLTIAGGLLVVQLTIQRVLGLSQSGYFRQLREIRFRRMLRRMHDHVILCGYGRIGKEIGEQLLLENVQVLVVEMDPKRQRAAQERGLQVLQADATLDETLLEAGLDRCRSLVAALPSNAANLYVVLSARGLRKNCRLIARADSDEAASKLELAGASVVVSPYVAGGRVMAATALRPIAVDFMDLLAGSDCEIEEFRLSRDPLLMSHLSHRSLAELALDRRSGAMLLAIRENSTLTANPSGSMTLAPGQMLVVMGSQDQLTAFRTILGDALDTVETMGGVAHLNEPASG; via the coding sequence ATGAACGAAGCGCGACGCCAACGGATGCCAGGCCGATTGAAAGCTGGTCAGCGTCGCCGCCATTTGCAGCTGCTGGCCCGCCCATGGCTGCTGCCGATCATGGCGCTCACGGCCGTGATTCTCGGTGGCGCCATTGGGTACCGCATCACCGAAGGCTGGGACTGGGGAGACTGCCTCTGGATGGTGCTGATCACCATCAGCACCATCGGCTACGGCGAGGTGGAGCCGTTGTCCCAGGCAGGACGTCTGGTGACCGTGCTGACCATCGCCGGCGGACTGTTGGTGGTCCAGCTCACGATCCAACGGGTGCTGGGACTGTCACAATCTGGCTACTTCCGCCAGCTACGGGAGATTCGATTTCGTCGGATGCTGCGGCGCATGCACGACCACGTGATCCTCTGTGGATATGGCCGGATCGGCAAGGAGATCGGTGAGCAGCTGCTGCTTGAGAACGTTCAGGTTCTTGTGGTGGAAATGGATCCAAAACGCCAGAGAGCTGCGCAGGAACGAGGACTGCAAGTCCTTCAGGCCGATGCAACGCTCGATGAAACGCTCCTAGAGGCAGGGCTCGACCGCTGCCGAAGCCTGGTGGCGGCACTACCGAGCAATGCCGCCAATCTGTACGTGGTTCTCAGCGCCAGGGGCCTGCGCAAAAACTGCCGGCTGATCGCCAGAGCCGACAGCGATGAGGCCGCCTCCAAACTGGAACTGGCGGGTGCGTCCGTGGTGGTGAGTCCCTACGTGGCAGGAGGCCGGGTGATGGCAGCCACGGCCCTGCGGCCCATCGCCGTTGACTTCATGGATCTGCTGGCTGGCTCTGACTGCGAAATCGAGGAGTTCCGATTGAGCCGGGATCCTCTGCTGATGAGCCACCTTTCCCATCGCAGCCTGGCGGAGCTTGCGCTGGATCGTCGCAGCGGCGCCATGCTGCTGGCCATTCGCGAAAACAGCACACTCACCGCCAATCCAAGCGGAAGCATGACTCTGGCGCCTGGACAGATGCTGGTGGTGATGGGCAGCCAAGATCAGTTGACTGCATTTAGGACGATCCTGGGGGACGCCCTCGACACTGTTGAAACCATGGGCGGGGTCGCCCACTTGAATGAACCGGCATCTGGATGA
- a CDS encoding ATP-binding cassette domain-containing protein, whose amino-acid sequence MSLIELDHLVKSYGMVPALTDLTLAVPEGCLYGFLGPNGAGKTTTLRVLATLLSPDSGRVIVAGVDALQNPRQVRQILGYVAQEVAIDKILTGRELLALQGDLYHLPRTERNQRIDDLIRRLSMEDWIDRRCGTYSGGMRRRLDLAAGLLHSPRLLVLDEPTVGLDLESRAVIWEVLQDLRDQGTTILLSSHYLEEVEALAERMAIIDAGRVIAEGSPEELKCALGGDRVTLRVREFSDQAEAEKIRELLDAVEGVRRIVINRAQGHSLNLVVDGDHVLPRLKQRLGESDLSVFSLAQSRPSLDDVYLQATGRTLMDAELAVAGQRDPKQERRQSMR is encoded by the coding sequence ATGTCACTGATTGAGCTGGATCATCTGGTGAAGTCCTACGGGATGGTTCCGGCTCTGACGGATCTCACGCTCGCGGTTCCTGAAGGCTGCCTTTACGGATTTCTTGGTCCTAATGGGGCTGGAAAAACCACCACGTTGCGAGTGCTCGCCACGCTGTTGTCACCCGACAGCGGACGGGTCATCGTGGCTGGTGTCGATGCATTGCAGAACCCCCGTCAGGTGCGTCAGATCCTGGGGTATGTCGCCCAGGAGGTGGCGATTGACAAAATCCTCACAGGTCGTGAACTGCTGGCTTTGCAGGGCGATCTCTATCACCTGCCCAGAACAGAGAGGAATCAGCGCATCGATGATCTGATTCGGCGTCTGTCGATGGAGGATTGGATCGACCGGCGCTGCGGAACCTATTCCGGTGGGATGCGGCGACGCTTGGATCTCGCCGCCGGCTTGCTGCACTCTCCCCGCCTTCTGGTGCTTGATGAGCCCACCGTCGGTCTTGATCTCGAGAGTCGCGCCGTGATCTGGGAGGTACTCCAGGACCTCAGAGATCAAGGCACAACCATCCTGCTCAGCAGTCATTACCTCGAGGAGGTGGAGGCCTTGGCCGAACGCATGGCGATCATCGACGCAGGACGTGTGATTGCTGAGGGGTCACCGGAGGAGCTCAAGTGCGCCCTTGGAGGTGATCGCGTCACTCTGCGCGTGCGGGAATTCAGTGACCAGGCCGAGGCAGAGAAGATTCGTGAGCTTCTGGATGCCGTTGAGGGTGTTCGCCGGATTGTGATCAATCGGGCCCAAGGGCATTCCCTCAATCTTGTGGTGGACGGAGATCATGTCCTCCCCCGTCTCAAGCAACGCCTGGGTGAAAGCGATCTGTCCGTTTTCTCTCTGGCTCAGAGCCGTCCGAGCCTGGATGATGTTTACCTTCAGGCCACCGGGCGCACCCTGATGGACGCTGAACTGGCGGTGGCTGGTCAGCGTGATCCGAAGCAGGAGCGTCGCCAGTCGATGCGTTGA
- the ispD gene encoding 2-C-methyl-D-erythritol 4-phosphate cytidylyltransferase — MHLLIAAAGSGRRMGADRNKLLLAVHGRPVLAWTLEAAGAAASIDWIGVIGQPVDQPAMAALFHHAGQPVTWIEGGSTRQESVERGLQALPGDARHVLIHDGARCLLSPQVFNRCAEALLKGGAVIAATPVTDTIKRVDSQGVITDTPNRSELWAAQTPQGFSVSELREGHAQARARNWVVTDDASLFERLGWPVRVLDAGPGNIKVTTPFDLTVAAAVLAQR; from the coding sequence GTGCATCTGTTGATTGCTGCCGCGGGCAGTGGCCGGCGCATGGGGGCGGATCGCAACAAGCTTTTGCTTGCTGTGCATGGGCGACCCGTCCTTGCGTGGACCTTGGAGGCTGCCGGCGCTGCGGCGTCCATCGATTGGATCGGTGTCATCGGTCAACCGGTGGACCAACCCGCCATGGCGGCCTTGTTTCACCATGCCGGGCAACCAGTGACCTGGATTGAAGGGGGCAGCACGCGTCAGGAGTCGGTGGAGCGAGGTCTGCAGGCACTGCCCGGGGATGCACGCCACGTGCTCATTCACGACGGCGCTCGTTGTCTTCTGTCTCCGCAGGTGTTCAATCGCTGTGCGGAAGCACTCCTGAAGGGTGGTGCGGTCATTGCCGCGACTCCGGTGACTGACACCATCAAGCGTGTGGACTCCCAAGGCGTGATCACTGACACTCCCAATCGTTCTGAGCTCTGGGCCGCCCAGACGCCCCAAGGATTCTCGGTGTCAGAACTGCGTGAAGGTCATGCCCAGGCGAGAGCCAGAAACTGGGTGGTGACGGACGATGCCTCGTTGTTTGAGCGTCTTGGCTGGCCGGTGCGGGTGCTCGATGCAGGGCCAGGAAACATCAAGGTGACCACACCCTTCGATCTCACCGTGGCAGCGGCCGTGTTAGCTCAACGCTGA
- a CDS encoding N-acetylmannosamine-6-phosphate 2-epimerase, translating to MTLPLSKGLIVSVQAPEGSPMRHPDVIAAMADASLRNGALGVRLESPEHVAAVREHCPKALIIGLWKRSWPDSSVYITPRWHEVKAIWGAGADVVALDATDRFRPQAEELEDLVKRAKDELGAPLMADVDSVENGLRAASLGCDWVGTTLFGYTESTRDSRPPGLHLLKPLRAQLPPETMLICEGGIASPQTARDAISEGADAVVVGTAITGVDLQVASYHQHITRQTV from the coding sequence ATGACTCTGCCCCTTAGCAAGGGCCTGATCGTTTCAGTTCAGGCTCCTGAAGGCTCGCCGATGCGCCATCCGGATGTGATCGCTGCTATGGCCGACGCCTCACTCCGAAACGGTGCCCTTGGCGTCAGGTTGGAGAGCCCTGAGCACGTCGCTGCCGTGCGCGAACACTGTCCAAAGGCTTTGATCATTGGCCTTTGGAAGCGATCTTGGCCTGATAGCTCGGTCTACATCACACCGCGTTGGCACGAAGTGAAGGCCATTTGGGGCGCTGGTGCCGATGTTGTGGCACTGGATGCAACGGATCGGTTCCGGCCGCAGGCTGAGGAGCTGGAGGATTTGGTTAAACGGGCCAAGGATGAACTGGGGGCTCCGTTGATGGCGGATGTTGACAGCGTGGAGAATGGCTTGAGAGCCGCGTCGTTGGGATGCGACTGGGTCGGAACCACCCTGTTTGGTTACACCGAATCAACCAGGGATTCGAGACCACCAGGCCTGCATCTGTTGAAGCCTTTGCGTGCTCAGCTTCCACCGGAAACAATGTTGATCTGTGAGGGAGGCATCGCGTCCCCGCAGACCGCCAGGGATGCCATCAGCGAGGGTGCCGATGCAGTGGTGGTGGGTACGGCAATCACGGGTGTGGATCTTCAGGTGGCGTCTTACCACCAACACATCACCAGGCAAACTGTTTGA